GTCTCAGGGGATTTCCGGAGACAACGCGCGAGTCACTTCTTCTTCTTTTTCTTGGTGGGCAGCTTGGCGGTCTTGCCGCTCTCCACGGCGTCGCGCAGCACGCGCTCCATTTCCTGCCCGAACACCACGCGCATCGCCTCCGCGCTGGTGGGGCGAAGCTCCTGGAACAAGCGGGACCAGTCGCCATCCGACGGCGGCCGCACTCGGCCGCTCTCGGCGTGCGCGAAGAACAGCTTGGTGAGCTCCCGCGCGGCGCGACCCACGTGCTTGCGCAGCACGCTCTCCGCTTCCTTCGCCGTTTCCAGATCGATGCCCGCGCTCTCCAGGCGCATGGCGACCGAGAGCAACGCCGGGCTCTTCACCAAGAACACGTCCCCGCGACGCTCCATGGCGCCCAGGCGGACCAGCTCCGCGGCCAGACCCGGACGCTGGCTTCCGGTGAGCTCGGCCAGCTCTTCCTTGCTCACGGTGCGCGGCTGATCCTGGGCCCAGGAGCGCGCCAGCTCCTCGTCCAGTCCCAGCCACTCGCCGATGTCGAGCTCGCCCTTGTCCATGCGGGTGACCAGCGCCCGAATGGCGTCGATGCGAAGTCCGCGGTCCTGCAGTTGGGCGATGAGTGCCAGGCGTTCCACGTGGTCCGGCCCGTAGTAGGCCACGCGCCCCTTCTTCTCCGGAGGCGGCAGCACGCCCTTGGATTGATAGAAGCGGATGGTGCGGCTCGGTACCTCGCTTTCGCGCGCGAGCTCGTCGATCGTGAGCTGTCCGGGTTCGGGCATGGGCTGAAGGTCGTCTTCGACCAATACCCCCGTCGGGGTAGCGAGCGGTAGTGAGACGTGCATGGCTCAGCTCATCGATTGCAGGGCCGCGCGAGTGGCGCCCAGCGGGCCGTGGTCTTTCGACAGTCTTCGGATCCAGCGAAGCGCGTCAGCGAGCACCCGTCCCCAGCTCGCGCTGTGGTACTGGACGCCGTACTTTTCGCACGCTGCTCGCACCTCGGGGGCCACTTGACGCAGCCGCTGGGGCGGCAGCTTCGGAAACATGTGGTGCTCTATCTGGCGGTCGAGGCCGCCGCACAGCACGCTCACCGGCCAGCTGACCTCGTAGTTGTTGGTGGCCTCCGCCTGCATCGCGTACCACTCGCCGCGGCCTTTGGCCTTGTGCCCGTGGGGGTAGCTCTTCACGTGCTCACCCACGTGACCACAGAAGATGGTCGCGGCGGAGTAGATGTCCCGCAGGGTCTCCGCGAGCCAGTTGCCGAGCATCACCTTCCAGAAGAAGGGGCCGGCGAGCAGCGGGAACAGCACGTACTCCTTGGCGTAGTAGGGGACGAACTTGCGCAGCGCCCGCTTCCAGGCGAGCCGCCGGCTTTGCTTCGAGCGGTCGGGCAAGAAATCCAGGCCGCCCGGTTGCCCGTTGTCGAAGTACAGATCGTTCAAGCCGGTGAAGTGCAGGTTCATCAAGAAGCCGAAGTTCGGAAACAGCACCAACAACGTGAACGGCAGCTGAAAGCGCTGGCGAGGGTGATAGGGCGTGCGCTCCGTGAGGCGCACGGGACCAAAGTGAATGTCCGCATCGCGCCCGGCGACGTTGGTGGCGCCATGGTGGCGCCCGTTGTGCCCATAGCGCCAAGACTCCTCGTCGATGGGCGTGGCCCAAGAGAAACGCTCCGAGTGGAAGCGCTGCGCCTCGGGCAGTTTGTCGTAGGCGCCGTGGAGCGCGGTGTGTCCGATCTCGGTGGCTTCCAGCTGCTTGTGGAGCCACAGCGAAAGCACTCCGGCGCCGAACCCCAGCGGCTCGAAGCTCACATGGATCAGCACACGTCCGACGACCTCCGCGGCACGACTCACGAAGCGCAGGCGCTTCACGTAGCGGACGTCTTCGTCCCCCATCTCCCCTTCGACTCTCTTCTTGATGGCGTCTATCTCGCGGCCGAACGCACGTAGGCGCTCGTCGCGAGCCAGCTCGGTGTGCATGGAGCTCTCCTTCCCCGGCGGCTCGCCGTACTTGCCCCCAGTTGGTGAGACAGTAATAACCGTAACAGTTATTACTGTCAAGATCGAAGGGCGGGGATTTGCCGGGGATTGCCGGCGGCGCTGCCCGCGGTCGGGATTACGGGATAGGCTGTGCGCTGATAGCCTTGACGGGGTACCCCATGACGGATTCTGAAGAGTACGGGCCGGATTCGATCGAGCGGCGACGCGCGGCGCGCTACGCCATCGAGGTGGAGCTCGGCGTGCACAGCGAGAGCAACTTCTTCACGGGGCTGACCCAGGACATCTCCGAAGGCGGCTTGTTCGTCGCGACCCACGTCCCGCTGCCGGTGGGCAGCGAGGTCACCGTCAACTTCACGCTGCCGGCATCTCCGGAAATCTCGACGGAGGGCGTGGTGGTGTGGGTGCGCGCACCCGTGGAAGGCAAGCCCGGAATGGGCGTGCGCTTCAAGCAGCTCGCCCCCAACCACGAAGCGCTGATCCACCGCTTCATCGCAAAGCGGCCGCCGTTGTACTACGACGTGGACTGAGTGATCCGTCTCGACTCGGTTTCCAAGCAGCACGGCAAGCAGATCCTGTTCCTGGAAGCGTCCATGGGCGCGTTCCGCGGGGAGCGGGTGGGTCTCGTGGGTCCCAACGGGTCCGGCAAGTCGACGATCTTTCGCCTGATCGTCAAAGAAGAGGAGCCGGACGGGGGTCAGGTGATCATCGATCGAGGCGTCACCATCGGCTACTTCAGCCAGGACGTGGGAGAGATGGCCGGCCGCTCCGTGGTGGAGGAGACCATGGCGGGTGCGGGGGAGGTGAGTGAGGTCGGCCACGAGCTGCACGCTCTCGAGCAGGCGATGGCCGATCCGACTCGAGCGGACGAGCTCGAAGCCCTGATCGAGCGCTTCGGCGTGGTCCAGGCGCGCTTCGACGAGCTCGGCGGCTACGGTCTGGAGGCGAGAGCTCGGGAGATCCTGGCTGGCCTCGGCTTTTCGCCGGAGGTGGTGGAAGGCGACGTCAAGAAGCTCTCCGGCGGCTGGAAGATGCGGGTGGCCTTGGCGCGCATCCTGTT
This region of Polyangiaceae bacterium genomic DNA includes:
- a CDS encoding TIGR02266 family protein: MTDSEEYGPDSIERRRAARYAIEVELGVHSESNFFTGLTQDISEGGLFVATHVPLPVGSEVTVNFTLPASPEISTEGVVVWVRAPVEGKPGMGVRFKQLAPNHEALIHRFIAKRPPLYYDVD
- a CDS encoding MerR family transcriptional regulator — protein: MHVSLPLATPTGVLVEDDLQPMPEPGQLTIDELARESEVPSRTIRFYQSKGVLPPPEKKGRVAYYGPDHVERLALIAQLQDRGLRIDAIRALVTRMDKGELDIGEWLGLDEELARSWAQDQPRTVSKEELAELTGSQRPGLAAELVRLGAMERRGDVFLVKSPALLSVAMRLESAGIDLETAKEAESVLRKHVGRAARELTKLFFAHAESGRVRPPSDGDWSRLFQELRPTSAEAMRVVFGQEMERVLRDAVESGKTAKLPTKKKKKK
- a CDS encoding fatty acid desaturase, translating into MHTELARDERLRAFGREIDAIKKRVEGEMGDEDVRYVKRLRFVSRAAEVVGRVLIHVSFEPLGFGAGVLSLWLHKQLEATEIGHTALHGAYDKLPEAQRFHSERFSWATPIDEESWRYGHNGRHHGATNVAGRDADIHFGPVRLTERTPYHPRQRFQLPFTLLVLFPNFGFLMNLHFTGLNDLYFDNGQPGGLDFLPDRSKQSRRLAWKRALRKFVPYYAKEYVLFPLLAGPFFWKVMLGNWLAETLRDIYSAATIFCGHVGEHVKSYPHGHKAKGRGEWYAMQAEATNNYEVSWPVSVLCGGLDRQIEHHMFPKLPPQRLRQVAPEVRAACEKYGVQYHSASWGRVLADALRWIRRLSKDHGPLGATRAALQSMS